TGCCGCACCGGCACCGCGCCGGCGACCCGGTGCAGCAGCCCGCCGGCGGTGTCCGCCGCCTGCACCACGTTGACCGGCTCCACCCAGTGCCGCAGCGCCCGGTCCACATCAGCCACAGTCCGGGCGCGCAGCAGCTCCGGCAGCGCCGCGAAGCCGAGCTCGGCGCGGACCCGGGGCGGGTAGCGAAGGCTGATCGCGGTCGGCTCGTCCGGCCCGCCGGCGATCACCGGCCCCCGGTCGGTCTCCACCACCTCGACCTCGACCGGGTCCGCCCCGGCCACCTCGATCATCTCGACGTGGGCGTGCGCGGGTCGCCAACCGTCCGGGCCGAGCGCCCGCACCTCGTTGCCGTGCCGGCTTAGCTGCTCGGCGTACAGGTCCTGGTAGTCGGCCATGGCGTTGGTGATGGCCCAGGCCGCCGCGCCGGTGTGCGCGAAGTGGGCGATGCCCGGCACGCCCGGCATCGCCAGCCCGACCACGTCGTACTCCGGGCAGGCCAGCCGGATCTGCTGGTAGACGCCGGGATCCTCGATGAACCGGTGCGGGTCGCCGGCGAGCAGTGCGGCGCCGGTGCCGGTCCGCCCGGGGGCGAGCAGCCACCCGTTGCTGCCGGCGACGGCCGGCCCGTCGGTGGCGAACAGGTCGACCGCGGCCGGGCCGAGCCGGTGCGCCACGTGCTCGCGCCAGAGCTTGGAGGGGAACCCGGCGAACAGGATGTGGTGGCCCAGCCAGACCGCCAGCGGGGTCCACGGCTGCCACCGGCCGGGAGTCAGCCCGGCGGCGGCGAACTCGGGCGCTCGGGCCGCCCCGGCGGCAAGACCGGCGTTCACCCCGGCCACGTACGCGGCCACCCAGGCGGCGGTGGCCGGGTCGAGCGCGGCGTGGCAGCGGCGGGCGGTGTCGTCGAGCCGGACCTGCCGGGCGAAGCGGTCCCAGCCGAGCGCGTCGACGCCGAGGAAGGCGGCGCTGGTGCCCTGGGCCCGGTGTCGCTCCACCTCAATCTGCCAGGCCCGGTCGTACGCGGTCACCCGGCCCTGCGCCGTCGCCAGGGCGAGCGGGTCGTCGGCCCGCAGGTGCGGCACGCCCCACCGGTCGCGGAAGCGTCCGGCGGTCACGCCGCCGCCATCCGGTACGGGCGGGTCGTCGCGCCGGTCACCCGGCGCGCGCGGGTCACGCCGGCTCCGGGGCGGGCGCGGTGGCCCGGCGCCGGGCGGCGGGGATGACCAGCGGGGTGCCGGTCTCGGGGTCGTCGATCACCCGGCAGGGCAGCCCGAAAACCTCGGCCACCAGGTCGGCGGTGACCACCGACGCCGGCTCCCCGGCGGCCACCACCCGCCCGTCGCGCATGGCGATCAGGTGGGTGGCGTAGCGGGCCGCGTGATTGAGGTCGTGCAGCACCGCGACCAGCGTGCGTCC
The nucleotide sequence above comes from Micromonospora sp. NBC_00389. Encoded proteins:
- a CDS encoding penicillin acylase family protein, with the protein product MTAGRFRDRWGVPHLRADDPLALATAQGRVTAYDRAWQIEVERHRAQGTSAAFLGVDALGWDRFARQVRLDDTARRCHAALDPATAAWVAAYVAGVNAGLAAGAARAPEFAAAGLTPGRWQPWTPLAVWLGHHILFAGFPSKLWREHVAHRLGPAAVDLFATDGPAVAGSNGWLLAPGRTGTGAALLAGDPHRFIEDPGVYQQIRLACPEYDVVGLAMPGVPGIAHFAHTGAAAWAITNAMADYQDLYAEQLSRHGNEVRALGPDGWRPAHAHVEMIEVAGADPVEVEVVETDRGPVIAGGPDEPTAISLRYPPRVRAELGFAALPELLRARTVADVDRALRHWVEPVNVVQAADTAGGLLHRVAGAVPVRHPENGRRVVPAWRAEHAWRGWYAPLPRAEVVDRAVMANERGLAAPLGVQFAPPHRARRIAELLDAGDGWTPERLAAVHTDTYLGSASALLAVLAEVTALGPAAAALRDRLLRWDRRMAADSTDAADFATLRAAVVRRLAAHPAVAALAEPPAYPEVFAPWLALTPRVGYALEHLLGTARLPGLDVAALVGAAAEEVAGPTGAANGQTRWGDLHRLAPWRALPDPDAGPGPRLDGDHDCVLATSSVPGVTHWCARGPAARFVWDLARREDSRWVVPLGACGVPGDPHHGDQNAAWLAGDLLPVTTDWDQLTEERDEY